The genomic stretch GTCCTTGTAGACGGTCTGCACTCGGACCGTGATCACAGGAAACACCGACAGGGTGACGGCGAACACACACGTCACACACGCCGCCATCAGCCAGatctgcaggacacacaggaaGCATCGCCATCGTCACACACTCGTGTTTTCAACATGAAACCAGCTCGAGAGCAGCGCTGCACAAACTGGAATGTTGGCACTATCCCcgaaatatttttaaaacagggGAAATATCCTGCAGATGAAAAGTGGTTGAACCTTTTTGAAGACGGCCAGGACGGACAGACGCTCCTGACTCTCCTCCGGGTCTCTGATCACCGTCCCGTTGGCCTCGAGCTCTTTATCATTGTTGTTTGAGACTTTTTTATCTGTAAagcgaaagaaagaaaaatgtgtcagtGACCTAAACTGAGCTGGAGCTGATCTGCTAATGTTGAGTCACTGAATAAAAGgtgcacaaagacagaaagaagttcatgtagaacatttgccgaatttaccagaaggtccaaataatgcagaatgagtcagagacagagtttcacagagtttataaagtgtctccaactcaacaactcactaaactgacacatttgttaagggagtctggggactttctccacggggacaaagaagtagcctatattgttactgtttagtgtctttgtaacatgtgacatgtttagatcaataacatgtttcttctttcataaatggagtgtaaatggtgacatcagtgtaaacagtgtgttcaaacagctgatcaatgttggcaggtaagactttagcactttagacacagaagcagacaggctggtacagacatgctgccacaaactgacactttttacaaggagacaaacaacttcagctcaaagatttaatgctgagtGATCGAGTCGCTCGTGTGtcagagctgcaagctgcagtttcaccactagatgccactaaatcacacacacacacacacagacacacatgctgcagCTCATTAGCCTGAAACTGTTAGCATGTTGCTAAACGACACTCTGAATTTACCGACCTGTGATGCTGAGGAGCTGCTGAGACTTCTCCACCTCATCAGTTTGACTTCTGTTCAGGTAAAAACGAGCAAAATCCTGCAGAGAGTCGACGAGGTCAGAAGATCACAGACTGTTTCGTCTCTTTAGCCTCAAGTTACACAATCAGTCACTTTTGTAGCTGCAGTTTGTTAATGATCTTGTATTTGTAGCATCAGTAACAGAAACGTGAAAAacattcaacataaaaatacaatttaaccaaaaaacatgaacttttTTTGTGATGCAACAGCAGCTGAGCCTGATTTAACAGTCAAAGTAAAGGTGAATGATtcattgtggtgtgtgtgtgtgcgtgtgtgtgtgttgtgtgtctgctcaCCAGGTGTGGCAGCAGCAGGTAACACAGCAGCGTCCCCAGCGTGGCCACACACGGCGTGATGAAGTATCCCAGCGCCTCCGTCGTGTTGCTCTCTGCGTTACCTGCAGAGCAGAAGAGACGCAGCGTGAACGATGCTGTCAGATATAAAGTTGTTCTCGGCTGCGAGACGAGGAAACACGAGTCACGTGCCGTTTAAACATCTAAAATCTGACTGTCAGTCTCTGTCCTCGTGTGTGAACAAATATCCATATAGGTGAATTCCTGTATcgtgacaacaacaaacaacttaTATGTTGTCACaagaattaaaaacagaagTAATAATCCttattacaataaaaacaacaggtgGTTTTATCATCGCTATCAGTTATAAACTGTATGCTGAAGTTCTGGAGCTAAAATAATCAGACAGAGAGGTTGTTGTTTTGAGATTTGAAACTCATTATGAGGaaaatgttctgttgttgttgttgttattgttgttgttgtggttttgttgttgttgttgttgttgttgtggtgttaTTGTCgtggtgttgttgtgttgttattgttgtgttgttgttgttgtgttactTACTTAAGATAGAGAAGAGCATTGCGAGAGCAGCAAAGATCCCGGCCAGGCCCTGACCGCTCATGAACAGAGTGCTGTAACGAGGAGGAAACAGGCCGACCACGCCAAACAGACTGCCCTGCAGCACCGCACtgaacactgcacacacacacacacacacacacacacactttaaacatTATAATTATGGTTACATCATCATTATTAGTATAGTGCAGTAATATATGAGCAGTAGCAGCTGTTCACTCAGCTCCTGCTGCTGATTCTTATATTATTGATTTCTGTTCAGCAGATTGAAGCAGCAGATTATTAGAAATGAGGACATTGTACATGTTCAGTATTATTCTCCTCATCTTCTGCAGGTAGtatatttattaaatgtattaactCCAGCAAACACAATCAAAAGCAAACTGCTGACGAGCTGCAGCTcggtcacagcagcagcagctgtggagTTAACGGCACCGACATCAGAGGTGATTCATTAAATCAGGactttatttaatttgtctggCTGCGTTTTATCTTCTGTCGCTGGTTTCAACTCCAACAAAGGTCGTGACGAAGACTCCACGTCAGAGTCGACGTGTGACGGGCGCGTCTGAACTCACTGTTGATGAACCAGATGGTCGCCATGGTGACGGAGAAGAAGGTGTCCGGCTCCATGTGGACCTGAACCAGAACCGCCGtgatggagaagaggaggaagatggcGATCAGGCTGAAGGCCACGCGGAGACGCTCCCTCACCCTGCAGAGACCAAAACCATCATCAgcatcctcctcatcatcatcatcctcatcatcatcatcatcttatCCTCACATGTTGGGACATGAACTCACCACTGATACAGGAAGGAGTTGAGCAGGGTGAAGAGCAGCAGGGGCAGCTGGGAAAGCAAGGCCATCCAGCTGTCGTAGTTGTAGTCTTTAGTCGGACCTCCTGACGTCTTGTTGGAGGAGTTCGTTGAAGCTGTGAGCCGACCGTTGAAATACTttaacacagaagaagaagaaaacacaatgagtAACTTTGGACGCAATCCAAACTGTAGAGAATCAGAAGAACAATttgataaagaagaagaagaaggagaaggaggaggagaaggaggaggaggaggaggagaaggaggaggaggagtgagacCTGTGAGGCCGTCATGAAGAAGTTCCAGGGCAGCAGCGTTCCCAGACCGAGCAC from Sparus aurata chromosome 1, fSpaAur1.1, whole genome shotgun sequence encodes the following:
- the LOC115593033 gene encoding equilibrative nucleoside transporter 2-like produces the protein MWNEKKQSPPADRGQAVAIIIFVLGLGTLLPWNFFMTASQYFNGRLTASTNSSNKTSGGPTKDYNYDSWMALLSQLPLLLFTLLNSFLYQWVRERLRVAFSLIAIFLLFSITAVLVQVHMEPDTFFSVTMATIWFINMFSAVLQGSLFGVVGLFPPRYSTLFMSGQGLAGIFAALAMLFSILSNAESNTTEALGYFITPCVATLGTLLCYLLLPHLDFARFYLNRSQTDEVEKSQQLLSITDKKVSNNNDKELEANGTVIRDPEESQERLSVLAVFKKIWLMAACVTCVFAVTLSVFPVITVRVQTVYKDNTSWDKIFSCVCCFIVFNAMDLAGRSAPSLGQWPAKESRLFPVAVLSRLLFIPLLMLCNVKGSRLPHIFRHDCAFVTIMALFSFSNGYLASLCMAYAPQLVRHKDCETAGSLMTFFLVLGLAVGASFSFLLGTLV